The following are encoded in a window of Poecile atricapillus isolate bPoeAtr1 chromosome 3, bPoeAtr1.hap1, whole genome shotgun sequence genomic DNA:
- the LOC131577630 gene encoding small basic protein 1-like, with translation MRVIYIVFAVFLMALMATPAKSQPKRSCRGHCSRTCGKGEREEHAEDCGRMHCCLTHRKKK, from the exons ATGAGGGTCATCTACATTGTCTTTGCTGTTTTCCTAATGGCCTTGATGGCCACCCCAG CCAAGAGCCAGCCaaaaaggagctgcagagggcaCTGCTCCAGGACCTGTGGcaaaggagagagggaggaacaCGCAGAGGACTGCGGGAGGATGCACTGCTGCCTGacacacaggaaaaagaagTAG